One Rhinoraja longicauda isolate Sanriku21f chromosome 21, sRhiLon1.1, whole genome shotgun sequence genomic region harbors:
- the LOC144603943 gene encoding ADP-ribosylation factor-binding protein GGA1-like — translation MAAEEEGGETLESWLNKATNPLNTEEKWEHIKGFCDQVNLELEGPQTAIRLLGHKIQSPQEKEALYALTVLDTCMNNCGKPFQNEVGKYRFLNDLIKVLSPKYLGLWSSEQVKLKVIEMLYSWTVWLPNEIKIRDAYQMLKKQGVIKQDPKLPDEKLLPPPSPRAKSSLFDDDEKAKLLARLLKSNHPEDLQAANRLIKNVFKEDEEKAEKISKRIHVIEEVTNSTKLLNEMLSMYQRDGLPENQMEIMKNLYQRCEKLRPTLFRLASDTVDNDEALAEILQTNDSLALSVTSYKKTVEAQEIGVAPQIPAKKEMASMLTDLELDFGKPGADQGLGSEHQLPHWLDEELMSLGLNDSPLTEQAAGAVNQNTSQEANSDMNAPSGGGTRDMDGLDLLGSTLMEQLLGQQTRAVQWDQPRCKPTLKEMQNQALANPPPPTLDQGSPAVPAQLVAPTPRSQYTVPSSGAPEMIQTSPSNLPHRVSVPPAPQELLLEGTDELSWKTLFVPLGSIQTSHIPPVTAFDGNGFQVLFHFAKASPSRRPDLLVVVISLLSSSPTPIKDILFQAAVPKVMRVKLQPVSGTELPSFNPLLPPPLISQVMLLANPQKEKVRLRYKLHYSLAERPFTEIGEVTEFPAVETWGSL, via the exons ATGGCGgcggaggaggaaggaggagagaCGCTGGAGTCGTGGCTGA ATAAAGCTACCAACCCTCTAAACACTGAAGAGAAATGGGAACACATCAAAGGATTCTGCGATCAGGTCAATCTAGAGCTGGAGGG CCCTCAGACTGCAATTCGCCTTCTGGGTCACAAAATCCAATCGCCACAAGAAAAGGAGGCTCTGTACGCCCTCACG GTGTTGGACACATGCATGAACAACTGTGGCAAACCGTTTCAGAATGAAGTTGGAAAATATAGATTCTTAAATGATCTAATTAAAGTCTTATCGCCAAAG TACCTGGGTTTGTGGTCCTCGGAGCAAGTAAAGTTGAAGGTGATTGAAATGTTGTACAGCTGGACAGTGTGGCTACCAAACGAAATAAAAATCCGAGATGCCTATCAAATGCTGAAGAAGCAAG GTGTCATCAAGCAGGATCCCAAGTTACCGGATGAGAAACTTTTGCCACCACCTTCGCCAAGAGCGAAAAGCTCGCTCTTTGATGATGATGAGAAAGCAAAG CTCCTTGCAAGACTTCTCAAAAGCAACCACCCAGAGGACTTGCAGGCTGCCAACAGGCTGATCAAGAACGTCTTCAAGGAG GAtgaagagaaagctgaaaaaatCAGCAAGAGGATTCATGTCATTGAAGAAGTGACTAACAGCACCAAGCTACTGAATGAGATGCTGAGCATGTACCAAAGAGACGGATTGCCCGAAAACCAGATGGAAATTATGAAG AACTTGTATCAGCGCTGTGAGAAACTGCGGCCGACTCTATTCCGACTTGCGAGTGACACTGTGGACAATGATGAGGCTTTGG CAGAGATTCTGCAAACCAACGATTCACTCGCTCTTTCCGTTACCTCGTACAAGAAGACAGTAGAGGCGCAAGAAATCGGAGTGGCCCCGCAAATTCCAGCCAAAAAGG AAATGGCTTCAATGCTGACTGATCTGGAGCTTGACTTTGGAAAACCTGGAGCTGACCAGGGATTGGGCTCTGAGCACCAGTTGCCACATTGGCTGGATGAAGAACTGATGTCATTGG GTCTAAATGATTCCCCGTTGACGGAGCAAGCGGCGGGAGCAGTGAATCAGAATACTTCCCAG GAAGCAAATTCAGATATGAATGCACCAAGTGGAGGTGGGACTAGAGACATGGATGGCTTGGACCTATTGGGGTCAACGTTGATGGAACAATTGCTTGGCCAGCAGACTCGGGCAGTACAGTG GGACCAGCCTCGTTGTAAACCCACGCTGAAGGAGATGCAGAACCAGGCTCTGGCTAATCCACCTCCTCCCACTTTGGACCAAGGTTCTCCCGCTGTACCTGCTCAGCTTGTGGCACCAACTCCCCGCTCTCAATACACAGTGCCGTCCTCGGGAGCACCGGAGATGATCCAGACTTCTCCCTCCAACCTACCGCACCGGGTGTCTGTACCACCCGCTCCACAAGAGCTCTTGCTTGAGGGTACCGACGAACTCTCCTGGAAGACTCTGTTTGTGCCTTTGGGGAGCATTCAGACAA GTCATATACCGCCTGTCACAGCCTTTGACGGAAATGGCTTCCAGGTCCTCTTTCACTTTGCCAAAGCCTCACCCTCCAGGAGGCCAGACCTGTTGGTTGTCGTCATTTCCCTGCTGAGCTCATCGCCAACACCAATAAAAGACATCCTTTTCCAAGCTGCTGTACCAAAG GTGATGAGGGTGAAGCTGCAGCCTGTTTCTGGCACGGAGCTTCCTTCATTCAATCCCCTCCTACCACCTCCTCTCATCTCGCAGGTCATGCTCCTCGCCAACCCTCAGAAG
- the ears2 gene encoding nondiscriminating glutamyl-tRNA synthetase EARS2, mitochondrial — MAMGALCRRWRLLHHRRALLSPWPAVGSSRPGLCGLSSGGEGPGSGVRVRFGPSPTGFLHLGGLRTALYNYIFAKKHRGQFILRIEDTDQRRLVPGTTESIEDVLEWAGIPPDESPRHGGPCGPYQQSERLDLYRKAAETLVKKNAAYYCFCTPSRLEILRKEALRMRQTPKYDNRCRHLSAEQIEERLARGSPYVIRFHLDQGTVTFEDLVYGLNRMEPASVEGDPIILKADGFPTYHLANVVDDHHMKISHVLRGTEWLTSTAKHVLMYSAFGWQPPIFAHLPLLLNKDGSKLSKRQSDLFIQNLSQNGYLPEALLDIVTNCGSGFSGNRTGRSLEELVSEFDVTGITTHSSLLDLDKLPEFNRIHLLRRIENSSSRQQLVMELQAHVEKVYKEKLLEGEALGMDYVERVLEHRKGHITSLLDLLKPAYSYLWIRPPVPREQMEGLTTEGEKICSMVISLFQNWSKGNGTMAELNSELRSLQAQFTTTKFSVMMKLLRLVLSGQQQGPGVAEMMMSLGPEEVCERLQRVIYH, encoded by the exons ATGGCGATGGGCGCCTTGTGTCGCCGCTGGCGGCTGCTCCACCACCGCCGAGCCCTCCTCAGCCCCTGGCCCGCAGTGGGCAGCAGCAGGCCGGGGCTGTGCGGGTTGTCCTCCGGCGGAGAGGGGCCCGGGAGCGGGGTGAGGGTGCGCTTCGGGCCGAGCCCCACAG GTTTCCTGCATCTGGGTGGACTCCGCACAGCTCTTTATAATTACATATTTGCCAAAAAGCACAGAGGCCAGTTTATCCTCCGTATAGAAGACACGGATCAGAGGCGTCTCGTGCCTGGAACAACGGAAAGTATTGAAGACGTACTGGAGTGGGCAG GGATACCCCCCGATGAGAGCCCTCGTCATGGTGGCCCCTGTGGACCCTACCAGCAATCGGAGCGACTTGATCTGTACCGGAAGGCTGCTGAAACTCTAGTGAAGAAAAATGCAGCATATTATTGCTTCTGCACTCCGTCACGCCTGGAAATATTGAGGAAGGAGGCACTGAGAATGAGGCAGACACCAAA GTATGACAACCGTTGTAGACACCTCTCTGCCGAGCAGATCGAGGAGCGACTGGCACGAGGTTCCCCGTATGTTATCAGATTCCACCTGGACCAGGGTACTGTGACTTTTGAAGATCTGGTGTATGGACTgaacaggatggagccagccagtGTGGAAGGAGACCCTATCATCCTCAAAGCAGACGGGTTTCCGACCTATCACTTGGCCAATGTGGTTGACGACCATCACATGAAAATCAGCCACGTTCTGCGGGGAACTGAGTGGCTTACTTCCACTGCCAAACACGTGTTGATGTACAGTGCCTTTGGCTGGCAGCCGCCAATATTTGCTCACCTTCCTCTCCTCTTGAACAAAGATGGCAGCAAGCTGTCTAAGCGTCAGAGCGATCTGTTCATTCAGAACCTTTCCCAGAATGGCTACCTGCCAGAGGCTCTCCTTGACATTGTTACCAACTGTGGATCTGGCTTCTCAG GCAATCGTACTGGTCGATCCCTGGAGGAGTTGGTGAGTGAGTTTGACGTGACTGGAATCACAACTCACTCTTCCCTATTGGACCTTGACAAACTGCCAGAGTTCAACAG AATTCACTTGTTGCGCCGCATTGAGAACAGTAGCTCAAGGCAACAGCTGGTGATGGAGCTGCAAGCTCACGTGGAGAAGGTGTACAAGGAAAAGCTGCTGGAGGGAGAGGCTCTGGGCATGGACTATGTGGAACGGGTGCTGGAACACCGGAAG GGGCACATCACATCTTTGCTGGACCTACTGAAGCCAGCATACTCTTACCTGTGGATCCGGCCTCCTGTACCCCGAGAGCAGATGGAGGGTCTGACCACAGAGGGAGAGAAGATCTGCAGCATGGTGATAAG CCTGTTTCAAAACTGGTCAAAGGGTAATGGGACGATGGCGGAGCTGAACTCTGAACTGAGGTCGTTACAGGCACAGTTCACAACCACCAAATTCAGTGTCATGATGAAGCTCCTGCGACTGGTTCTCAGTGGGCAGCAG CAAGGACCGGGTGTGGCTgagatgatgatgtccttggggCCTGAAGAAGTCTGTGAACGACTGCAACGAGTGATCTACCATTGA